One Ignavibacterium sp. DNA segment encodes these proteins:
- the ruvB gene encoding Holliday junction branch migration DNA helicase RuvB — protein sequence MRKSTTTNAAVTEEDIKIESSLRPKLIKEFYGQKKITDNLNIFVTAAKKRKEALDHVLLTGPPGLGKTTLAHIIANELGTKIKVTSGPVLEKPGDLAGLLTNLEEHSVLFIDEIHRLSPVVEEYLYSAMEDYKLDIMIESGPNARSVQISLPKYTLVGATTRAGMLTSPLRDRFGIKFRLDYYSTEMLDTIVNRSARILNLKIDKTAALEIAKRSRGTPRIANRLLRRTRDFADFENNTNINVEIAKKALEALEVDEFGLDEMDKDIILAIIDKYNGGPVGLNTLAVAVNEDPGTIEEVYEPFLIQQGFIHRTPRGREATALAYKRFGRNKFDNNKSLFE from the coding sequence ATGAGAAAATCTACAACTACAAATGCTGCAGTAACAGAAGAAGATATTAAAATTGAATCTTCTCTACGTCCAAAACTTATTAAAGAGTTTTACGGACAAAAGAAAATAACAGACAATCTTAATATTTTTGTAACAGCAGCAAAAAAAAGAAAAGAAGCACTTGATCATGTTCTACTAACTGGTCCTCCTGGATTAGGTAAAACAACTTTAGCTCATATTATTGCAAATGAACTTGGAACAAAGATTAAAGTAACATCAGGTCCTGTATTAGAAAAACCGGGAGATCTTGCTGGTTTACTTACAAATCTTGAAGAACACTCAGTACTTTTTATTGATGAAATCCACCGCTTAAGTCCGGTTGTTGAAGAATATCTTTATTCTGCAATGGAAGATTATAAACTTGATATTATGATTGAAAGCGGACCAAATGCACGCTCGGTTCAGATTAGTTTGCCAAAATATACATTAGTCGGTGCAACAACACGTGCTGGCATGCTTACTTCACCGCTTAGAGACAGGTTCGGAATTAAATTTCGTCTTGATTACTATTCTACAGAAATGCTCGATACAATTGTTAACAGATCTGCAAGAATTCTAAATCTAAAAATTGATAAAACCGCTGCGCTTGAAATTGCAAAGAGATCAAGAGGAACTCCAAGAATTGCAAACAGACTTTTAAGGCGTACAAGAGATTTTGCTGATTTTGAAAACAATACTAACATAAATGTTGAGATTGCTAAGAAAGCTCTTGAAGCGTTAGAAGTAGATGAATTTGGATTAGATGAAATGGATAAAGATATTATTCTTGCAATAATTGACAAGTATAATGGAGGACCGGTTGGATTAAATACTCTGGCTGTAGCTGTTAATGAAGATCCGGGAACTATTGAAGAAGTATATGAACCGTTTTTAATTCAACAGGGTTTTATCCACAGAACACCACGCGGCAGAGAAGCTACTGCCTTAGCTTATAAAAGATTTGGCAGAAACAAGTTTGATAATAATAAATCATTATTTGAATAA
- a CDS encoding heparan-alpha-glucosaminide N-acetyltransferase domain-containing protein — protein MVRSEKKHRIIFIDLIRALAVIQMVQGHTIDALLAPEYRSLDYPAYYIWNFMRGITAPIFMFSAGTVFTYLLRLVNEPFENNPRVKKGFRRFLLLVAIGYLLRYPTYTIFDFSNITQKNLDIFFSVDVLQLIGFGLLFLLISAFVAEKTKLSDTIVFLFISLLFFFAVPIVTRINWIDYFPQPVAGYFYTGTGSLFPLFPWAGYVVFGGILGSYLAKNPLVFKTNKFSFNLALFGAVLIIISEVSVIITNKVFNYYYEDSSYNLNTIFFRLGLVLVLNSIVSFISQKIESIPKIIIIVGRNTLIIYVVHLIILYGSAWNPGLSTIFASNLDVTPTIIIAVLMITVMILMVFIFNKLKFRNKQLVT, from the coding sequence ATGGTTAGAAGCGAAAAAAAACACCGAATCATTTTTATCGATCTTATACGTGCACTGGCTGTTATTCAAATGGTTCAGGGACATACAATAGATGCATTATTAGCTCCGGAATACCGATCATTAGATTATCCTGCATATTATATTTGGAATTTTATGCGTGGAATAACTGCACCAATATTTATGTTTAGTGCGGGAACAGTTTTTACATATTTATTAAGACTTGTTAATGAACCGTTTGAAAATAACCCGCGTGTAAAAAAGGGATTCCGAAGATTCTTACTTTTAGTTGCTATCGGATACTTACTTCGTTATCCTACATACACTATCTTTGATTTTTCCAACATTACACAAAAGAATCTTGATATATTTTTTTCAGTGGATGTTCTGCAATTAATAGGATTTGGATTGCTGTTTTTGTTGATTTCTGCTTTTGTAGCAGAAAAAACTAAATTAAGCGATACAATTGTATTTCTCTTCATTTCTCTTTTATTCTTTTTTGCCGTACCAATAGTTACAAGGATTAACTGGATTGATTATTTTCCTCAACCTGTTGCAGGATATTTCTATACCGGTACTGGTTCATTGTTCCCATTATTTCCGTGGGCTGGTTATGTAGTTTTTGGCGGGATACTTGGCAGTTATCTTGCAAAAAATCCATTAGTGTTTAAAACAAATAAATTTAGTTTTAATCTGGCATTGTTTGGTGCTGTATTAATAATCATTTCAGAAGTTTCGGTAATAATAACTAATAAGGTATTTAATTATTACTATGAAGATTCATCTTATAATCTCAATACAATATTTTTTAGATTGGGTTTAGTATTAGTACTTAATTCCATTGTATCATTTATTTCTCAGAAGATAGAGTCTATACCAAAAATAATTATTATTGTAGGTAGAAATACTCTTATTATATATGTTGTGCATCTGATTATATTATATGGCAGCGCCTGGAATCCTGGATTATCAACAATCTTTGCTTCAAATCTGGATGTTACTCCTACTATTATAATTGCTGTCTTAATGATAACTGTAATGATATTGATGGTATTTATTTTTAATAAACTGAAGTTCAGAAATAAACAACTTGTTACTTAA
- a CDS encoding biotin--[acetyl-CoA-carboxylase] ligase encodes MFNIENFDIKLNTEFIGRNFIYIEEIDSTNTYLLAKENGHNINGTVILAEKQTQGKGRKGRSWYSAPDVNLLFSILLTKDKSLFNNANLINFAASLAVSISVENLYQLKTDLKWPNDVLVNGKKISGILIEAVSQSGKIERLVLGIGINVNQNSFQGSFNYLPTSLKNELGKTVDREKLLADILNNLELLLEKLKKDKSVLIEEWKQRCRMLGNRITITDNETEKSGIFYDIDENGFLLLQTKDEIEKIHFGDVSLY; translated from the coding sequence TTGTTTAACATTGAAAATTTTGATATTAAGCTGAACACTGAATTTATCGGAAGGAATTTTATTTATATTGAAGAAATCGACTCGACAAATACATATCTATTAGCTAAAGAAAACGGACATAATATAAATGGTACAGTTATCTTAGCTGAGAAACAAACTCAAGGAAAAGGCAGAAAAGGACGTTCCTGGTATAGTGCACCTGATGTAAATTTGTTGTTTTCAATTTTACTAACAAAAGATAAATCACTTTTTAATAATGCAAACCTGATAAACTTTGCTGCTTCACTTGCTGTATCTATCTCTGTTGAAAATCTGTATCAGTTAAAAACTGATCTCAAATGGCCAAATGATGTGCTTGTTAATGGAAAAAAAATCAGCGGAATACTAATTGAAGCTGTATCACAATCAGGTAAGATTGAAAGATTAGTACTTGGAATAGGGATCAATGTAAATCAAAATTCTTTTCAAGGCTCATTTAATTATTTACCAACTTCTTTAAAAAATGAACTGGGCAAAACAGTGGACCGCGAAAAACTGTTAGCTGATATATTAAATAATCTGGAACTGCTTCTTGAAAAACTTAAAAAAGATAAATCAGTTTTGATTGAAGAGTGGAAACAAAGATGCAGAATGCTTGGAAACAGAATAACAATTACAGATAACGAAACTGAAAAGTCCGGAATTTTTTATGATATTGATGAAAACGGATTCCTTTTACTTCAAACAAAAGATGAAATAGAAAAAATCCATTTTGGCGATGTTAGCCTGTATTAG
- the dnaK gene encoding molecular chaperone DnaK — protein sequence MGKIIGIDLGTTNSCVSVMEGNDPVVIPNSEGGRTTPSVVAFTKTGERLVGQPAKRQAITNPKQTIFSIKRLMGRFINEVGNEKHELPYEIVAGDNNSARVKIGDRVYSPPEISAMILQKMKKTAEDYLGQEVTEAVITVPAYFNDAQRQATKDAGEIAGLTVRRIINEPTAAALAYGLDKKTSDHTVAVYDLGGGTFDISILQLGDGVFEVKSTNGDTHLGGDDFDQRLINYLADEFKKQEGIDLRKDPMALQRLKEAAEKAKIELSSSSSTEVNLPFITATQDGPKHLTINLTRAKFEQLIDDLVQRTKVPCEQAIKDAGITPKDINEVILVGGSTRIPMVQQLVKDLFQREPHKGVNPDEVVTVGAAIQGGVLAGDVKDVLLLDVTPLSLGIETLGGVMTRLIESNTTIPTKKSEVFSTAGDNQPSVEIHILQGERPMAADNRTLGRFHLDGIPPAPRGVPQIEVTFDIDANGILHVSAKDKATSKEQSIRITSSSGLDKSEIEKMKNSAKEHAAEDKMKKEAVEVKNQADSLVFQTKKQIDELKDKISADVKSRLEAEIKKVEDAMAANSTEQIKSATESLSKTWNEVAGQLYAQTGQQQGQQATNQQQETKAEDAKDDVQDASYEVVDDDKK from the coding sequence ATGGGAAAAATTATTGGAATTGATCTTGGTACTACAAATTCCTGCGTTTCAGTTATGGAAGGTAATGATCCGGTGGTAATTCCTAATTCTGAAGGTGGTAGAACTACTCCTTCGGTTGTTGCATTTACCAAAACTGGTGAGAGGTTAGTAGGACAACCTGCAAAAAGACAAGCAATCACAAATCCAAAACAAACTATCTTTTCGATAAAAAGACTTATGGGAAGATTTATCAATGAAGTTGGAAATGAAAAGCATGAACTTCCTTATGAAATTGTAGCTGGTGATAATAATAGTGCAAGAGTAAAAATTGGTGATAGAGTTTATTCACCTCCGGAAATCAGTGCAATGATATTACAAAAGATGAAAAAGACTGCTGAAGATTATCTGGGGCAGGAAGTTACTGAAGCTGTAATTACTGTGCCGGCATATTTTAATGATGCACAAAGACAAGCAACTAAGGATGCTGGTGAAATTGCAGGTTTAACTGTCAGAAGAATTATCAACGAACCAACAGCAGCAGCATTAGCTTATGGTCTGGATAAAAAGACAAGTGATCATACAGTTGCTGTTTACGATTTAGGCGGCGGAACATTTGATATTTCGATTCTGCAGTTAGGCGATGGAGTTTTTGAAGTGAAATCAACGAACGGTGATACACATCTTGGTGGTGATGATTTTGACCAGAGATTAATTAATTATCTTGCAGATGAATTTAAGAAACAGGAAGGAATTGATTTAAGAAAAGATCCAATGGCATTACAAAGGTTAAAAGAAGCCGCTGAAAAAGCTAAGATTGAATTGTCTTCTTCTTCATCAACAGAAGTTAACTTGCCGTTTATAACTGCTACTCAGGATGGACCAAAACATTTAACAATCAATTTAACCAGAGCAAAATTCGAGCAATTGATTGATGACCTGGTTCAAAGAACTAAGGTACCCTGTGAACAAGCAATTAAAGATGCTGGAATTACTCCAAAAGATATAAATGAAGTTATATTAGTCGGCGGTTCAACTAGAATTCCAATGGTTCAGCAGCTTGTTAAAGATTTATTTCAGCGGGAACCTCATAAAGGAGTTAACCCTGATGAAGTTGTTACGGTTGGTGCTGCAATACAAGGCGGTGTTTTAGCTGGTGATGTTAAGGATGTTTTATTACTTGATGTTACTCCGCTTTCTTTAGGTATTGAAACACTTGGCGGTGTGATGACCAGATTAATTGAATCTAACACAACAATACCAACTAAAAAGAGTGAGGTGTTTTCTACTGCAGGAGATAATCAACCTTCTGTCGAAATTCATATATTGCAGGGTGAAAGACCAATGGCAGCAGATAACAGAACTCTTGGCAGATTCCATCTTGATGGAATTCCGCCAGCTCCACGTGGTGTTCCACAGATTGAAGTAACTTTTGATATTGATGCAAATGGTATTCTTCACGTTAGTGCAAAGGATAAAGCAACTAGTAAAGAACAAAGTATCAGAATTACATCTTCGAGCGGTTTAGATAAGAGTGAAATCGAAAAAATGAAGAACTCTGCTAAAGAGCATGCTGCTGAAGATAAAATGAAAAAGGAAGCAGTTGAAGTTAAAAATCAGGCAGATAGTTTGGTTTTTCAAACCAAGAAACAGATTGATGAACTTAAAGACAAAATTTCGGCTGATGTAAAATCAAGACTTGAAGCAGAGATTAAAAAAGTTGAAGATGCAATGGCTGCTAACAGTACTGAACAGATCAAATCTGCAACTGAAAGCTTAAGTAAAACCTGGAATGAAGTTGCCGGTCAATTATATGCACAAACAGGACAGCAGCAAGGGCAGCAAGCAACAAATCAACAGCAGGAAACAAAGGCTGAGGATGCAAAGGACGATGTTCAGGATGCATCTTATGAAGTTGTAGATGATGATAAAAAGTAA
- the tsaE gene encoding tRNA (adenosine(37)-N6)-threonylcarbamoyltransferase complex ATPase subunit type 1 TsaE codes for MQFPSQILSRSESETENMAKEFSSFVNKGMVIVLIGELGAGKTFFTKKLLHYFNIRAANSPTFAIVNEYIGLLKFYHFDFYRINKPDELIDIGIEDYFSDSDAVCIIEWGNLFTEILPKERIEIEIKFISEDERLFEFRKL; via the coding sequence ATGCAGTTTCCGTCTCAAATATTAAGCAGATCTGAATCTGAGACTGAAAATATGGCTAAAGAGTTTTCTTCGTTTGTTAATAAAGGTATGGTGATAGTTCTGATTGGAGAATTGGGTGCAGGGAAAACTTTTTTTACCAAAAAGCTTCTTCATTATTTTAATATTAGAGCTGCCAACAGCCCAACCTTTGCAATTGTTAATGAATACATTGGATTATTAAAATTCTATCATTTTGATTTTTATAGAATTAATAAACCAGACGAGTTAATTGATATTGGTATTGAAGATTATTTTTCCGATTCAGATGCAGTTTGCATAATTGAATGGGGAAATTTATTTACTGAAATACTGCCAAAGGAAAGAATCGAGATAGAAATTAAATTCATATCAGAAGATGAACGTTTATTTGAATTCAGGAAATTATGA
- the tsaB gene encoding tRNA (adenosine(37)-N6)-threonylcarbamoyltransferase complex dimerization subunit type 1 TsaB, whose protein sequence is MSELFPILAIETSDNICGACLYFNQEKYFAANVVLKHSHSEKLFEVIESVLKIGELTVSQVKCIAVSAGPGSFTGLRIGMSAAKGLAQSLNIPIIKVPTFEALALQLSEGLQDGSVFTIANKVGRDELYYAKFQINSNSYIFNQQLKIVSANSDYLFNDNDLVFGNIDSDKINKKIIHKFISAPYAEFVAKWAEKSGEAISIQNIDFVEPDYLKDFLVKEKKL, encoded by the coding sequence ATGAGTGAATTATTTCCAATACTTGCAATTGAAACCTCAGATAATATTTGCGGTGCTTGTCTTTATTTTAACCAAGAAAAATATTTTGCTGCTAATGTTGTTTTAAAACATTCACATTCAGAAAAGCTATTCGAAGTTATTGAATCCGTGTTAAAAATTGGTGAGTTAACTGTATCACAAGTAAAATGCATTGCTGTTTCTGCAGGTCCCGGGTCATTTACAGGCTTGAGAATTGGAATGTCTGCGGCAAAAGGTCTTGCTCAATCATTGAATATTCCAATAATTAAGGTCCCGACTTTTGAAGCTTTAGCTTTACAGTTATCAGAGGGTTTACAAGACGGCTCAGTTTTTACAATTGCGAATAAAGTTGGCAGAGATGAATTATACTATGCTAAGTTTCAAATTAATTCTAATAGTTATATATTTAACCAGCAGTTAAAAATCGTATCAGCTAATTCAGATTATCTGTTTAATGATAATGATTTAGTATTTGGAAATATTGATTCAGATAAGATTAACAAAAAAATAATTCATAAATTTATTTCAGCCCCTTATGCAGAATTTGTAGCTAAATGGGCAGAAAAATCCGGTGAAGCAATATCAATACAAAATATAGACTTTGTTGAACCAGATTATTTAAAAGATTTTTTAGTTAAGGAGAAGAAATTATGA
- a CDS encoding M1 family metallopeptidase, whose amino-acid sequence MKNIFSIIVLSLLIQTVFAQDELRIPNNIKAAFEKQTRSYDGKPGVNYWINKSDYKIIAEIDPYNKLISGSEVITYYNNSPDTLKQIVIRLYHNVSKPAARRDFLFNKNALTDGVLLKELKVNNTEIDLTNRASVTETSTNIIINLDQRISPNSKIDLKISWEDKIPPVPSIRYGSYDSTTMFIAYWYPQISVYDDIDGWDMLDYTGTLEMYNDFNNYDVILTVPSGFQIWATGVWQNPDEILNEKYLSLYKKAWLSDEIIRIISKDDLENKTIYKHDKNNSFRFVAENVPDFAFGISDHYLWDATSFVADSKTGRRVYCAAAYKESSKDFVDNAYYAKETLKYFSFEIPGIPFPFPSATVFNGSGGMEYPMIVNNGSTTSKAGTVGLTSHELAHQYMPFFMGTNERKYPFMDEGWAVMLPYDFQERMSEGNLPRLMTIEGYENFAGNEFELPLTTPSPIISWRTYRIAAYNKPAIAYDNLRKMLGDELFLKALHEYMFRWNGKHPIPADFFFTFNDVTKMDLNWYWKPWFYDFSYPDLAIEKATVKSNKLKVVIVNKGKLPLPVKLQVMLNEVVVKEVMFKADIWKKDLNSVQLTIDGIKDYDAIIIGDKSIPDVNKINNVYFK is encoded by the coding sequence GTGAAAAACATTTTTAGTATTATTGTTTTGAGTTTACTGATACAAACTGTTTTTGCTCAAGATGAACTTCGCATACCAAATAATATAAAGGCTGCTTTTGAAAAGCAGACCAGATCTTACGATGGCAAACCAGGTGTAAATTACTGGATTAACAAATCTGATTATAAAATAATAGCAGAAATTGATCCTTATAACAAATTAATATCCGGATCTGAAGTAATTACATATTACAATAATAGTCCTGATACGCTTAAACAAATAGTTATTCGTTTATATCATAATGTTTCTAAACCTGCTGCCAGAAGAGATTTTCTTTTTAACAAAAATGCATTAACTGATGGAGTTTTATTAAAAGAGTTAAAAGTTAACAATACTGAAATAGATTTAACAAATCGTGCTTCAGTAACTGAAACAAGTACAAATATTATTATTAATCTAGATCAAAGAATCAGTCCCAATTCTAAAATAGATTTAAAAATTAGTTGGGAAGATAAAATTCCGCCGGTTCCTTCTATCCGATATGGAAGTTATGATTCTACTACAATGTTTATTGCATACTGGTATCCTCAGATTTCTGTCTATGATGATATTGATGGATGGGATATGTTGGACTATACCGGCACTTTAGAAATGTATAATGATTTTAATAATTATGATGTAATTTTAACTGTACCAAGCGGCTTTCAAATATGGGCAACCGGTGTATGGCAAAATCCTGATGAAATTCTGAACGAAAAATATCTTTCCTTATACAAAAAAGCCTGGCTATCTGATGAAATAATACGGATCATTAGTAAAGATGATCTGGAAAACAAAACTATTTATAAACATGATAAGAATAATTCTTTCAGGTTTGTGGCTGAGAATGTACCCGATTTTGCTTTTGGAATAAGTGATCATTATTTGTGGGATGCTACAAGTTTTGTTGCCGATAGTAAAACAGGAAGAAGAGTTTATTGTGCCGCCGCATATAAGGAATCTTCTAAGGATTTTGTTGATAATGCCTATTATGCAAAAGAAACTTTGAAATACTTTTCATTTGAAATTCCTGGAATCCCTTTCCCATTTCCATCAGCAACTGTTTTTAATGGATCAGGTGGTATGGAATATCCAATGATTGTAAACAACGGATCAACTACATCAAAAGCTGGCACAGTTGGTCTTACTTCGCACGAACTTGCTCATCAATATATGCCTTTTTTTATGGGAACAAATGAGCGTAAATATCCTTTTATGGATGAAGGATGGGCAGTAATGCTTCCTTATGACTTTCAGGAAAGAATGTCTGAAGGAAACCTGCCGCGTTTGATGACAATTGAAGGATATGAAAATTTTGCAGGTAATGAATTTGAACTTCCATTAACCACACCTTCTCCGATAATTAGTTGGCGTACATACAGAATTGCTGCATACAATAAACCTGCTATTGCGTATGATAATCTTCGGAAAATGCTTGGCGATGAATTATTTCTAAAAGCTTTACACGAGTATATGTTCAGATGGAATGGGAAACATCCAATACCTGCTGATTTCTTTTTCACATTTAATGATGTAACTAAAATGGACCTTAATTGGTACTGGAAACCCTGGTTTTATGATTTCAGTTACCCTGATCTGGCAATTGAAAAAGCAACTGTTAAAAGTAATAAACTGAAAGTTGTAATTGTGAATAAAGGAAAACTTCCTCTGCCGGTTAAACTTCAGGTTATGTTGAATGAAGTTGTAGTTAAAGAAGTTATGTTTAAAGCCGATATCTGGAAAAAAGATCTGAATTCGGTACAATTAACAATCGATGGAATAAAAGATTATGATGCAATAATTATTGGTGATAAGTCAATTCCAGATGTCAATAAGATTAACAATGTTTACTTCAAATAA
- a CDS encoding DUF1573 domain-containing protein, with product MIRNILIVLLLLSVTAFAQLMGPKISVQQVEYDFGNINQGDIVNHTFVLSNNGGDLLKITDVRASCGCTAANPTKRELKPGESSNLEVTFNSKGRKGPQVKTVTVTTNDPDKKDIQLTIRCNIVIPVVKEEKTGARIFFPETQHDFGKVQEGSKVEYTFKFENKGTESLVVKDVKTSCGCTAAVVSNNTLKPGEVGSIKVGFDTKNRVGRNSKSITIVSNDNKEPNRVLMIYAEVQKN from the coding sequence ATGATCCGAAACATTTTAATAGTTTTGCTGTTACTATCAGTTACAGCCTTTGCTCAATTAATGGGTCCAAAAATATCAGTTCAGCAGGTTGAGTATGATTTTGGAAATATTAATCAGGGTGATATTGTAAATCATACATTTGTTTTATCGAACAATGGCGGTGATTTACTTAAAATTACAGATGTTAGAGCATCTTGTGGCTGTACTGCTGCAAATCCAACAAAGCGAGAACTAAAGCCTGGTGAATCATCAAATCTGGAAGTTACTTTTAATTCAAAAGGGCGTAAGGGTCCTCAGGTAAAGACAGTTACAGTAACAACAAATGATCCTGATAAAAAAGATATTCAGTTAACTATCAGATGCAATATTGTTATTCCTGTGGTCAAGGAAGAAAAAACCGGTGCACGAATATTTTTTCCAGAAACTCAACATGATTTTGGTAAAGTTCAGGAAGGATCAAAAGTAGAATACACTTTTAAATTTGAAAATAAAGGAACAGAATCACTTGTAGTAAAAGATGTAAAAACATCCTGCGGCTGCACTGCTGCAGTGGTAAGCAACAATACATTGAAACCAGGAGAGGTTGGTTCAATAAAAGTTGGTTTTGATACGAAAAACAGAGTCGGAAGAAACAGCAAGTCAATAACTATTGTTTCCAACGACAATAAGGAACCAAACAGAGTGTTAATGATTTATGCAGAAGTTCAGAAAAACTAA
- the accD gene encoding acetyl-CoA carboxylase, carboxyltransferase subunit beta has translation MPWFKRSKQNIAEDTKHKELPAGLWEKCPSCGEIIHKKQLELNLWTCLKCDNHFRISSLEYIAIIFDKGSFKEIDKKMRSADPLNFVDTKKYTERISTTIKKLDLYDAIRTGTGKIAGREVAFACMDFQFIGGSMGSVVGEKISRAVDKAYKNKMPMIIVSSSGGARMMEGAFSLMQMAKTSARLARLAEEKIPYISILTDPTTGGTTASYAMLGDINIAEPKALIGFAGPRVIKQTIGKDLPEGFQRSEFLVEHGFVDFISHRKDLRDNLIKVLDLLS, from the coding sequence ATGCCTTGGTTTAAAAGATCTAAACAAAATATAGCTGAAGATACTAAGCACAAAGAACTGCCTGCAGGCTTATGGGAAAAATGTCCATCCTGTGGTGAAATAATTCATAAGAAACAACTTGAACTGAATTTATGGACTTGCTTAAAGTGTGATAATCACTTTAGAATTAGCAGTTTAGAATATATTGCAATCATCTTTGATAAAGGTTCCTTTAAAGAGATTGATAAAAAAATGCGGTCTGCTGATCCGCTTAATTTTGTGGATACAAAAAAATATACTGAAAGAATATCTACAACAATTAAAAAACTTGATCTTTACGATGCAATAAGAACAGGTACAGGAAAAATTGCCGGACGTGAAGTTGCTTTTGCGTGTATGGATTTTCAATTTATTGGCGGATCTATGGGTTCGGTTGTAGGCGAAAAAATTTCACGGGCAGTTGATAAAGCATATAAAAATAAAATGCCAATGATTATTGTTTCATCAAGCGGCGGTGCCAGAATGATGGAAGGTGCTTTTTCACTTATGCAGATGGCAAAGACGAGTGCAAGATTAGCCAGATTAGCAGAAGAAAAAATTCCTTATATCTCTATACTTACTGATCCTACTACGGGCGGTACAACTGCCAGTTATGCAATGCTTGGTGATATAAATATTGCTGAACCAAAGGCACTTATTGGTTTTGCAGGACCCAGAGTAATTAAGCAAACAATAGGCAAGGACTTACCAGAAGGTTTTCAGAGATCAGAATTTTTGGTAGAACACGGGTTTGTTGATTTTATTTCTCACAGAAAAGATCTAAGAGATAATTTAATTAAGGTTCTCGACTTACTCTCTTAA